One window of Candidatus Mycobacterium wuenschmannii genomic DNA carries:
- a CDS encoding MerR family transcriptional regulator, producing MTDQPQRSGGPTANQGVYGISVAAELSGIAVQSLRLYERHGLLRPFRSGGGTRRYSADDLARLRRISELVDAGVNLAGISRILDLEDDNAALRTANRDVPRS from the coding sequence ATGACCGACCAGCCCCAGCGCTCCGGCGGGCCAACCGCCAACCAGGGGGTTTACGGGATATCAGTGGCCGCGGAACTGTCCGGGATCGCGGTGCAATCACTGCGCCTCTACGAACGGCACGGCCTCTTGCGCCCCTTCCGCAGTGGCGGCGGTACGCGGCGCTACAGCGCGGACGATCTCGCCCGCCTGCGACGCATCAGCGAACTGGTCGACGCGGGCGTGAATCTGGCCGGAATCAGCCGAATCCTCGACTTGGAGGACGACAACGCGGCGCTGCGCACCGCGAATCGCGATGTTCCGCGCAGCTAG
- a CDS encoding GAF and ANTAR domain-containing protein: MSSPPRPDAPGVYASLANIVRRGSTPAETYAAICVAATMTVPGCDHASLVVSRDGVCRSAAVSDAVARQIDRLQLDLGLGPCLEAIETSTAQIESDLAAGARWAPLTEQVLTDTPVRGALSIRLPVGRDGIGALNLFSDVPGALGSHSLKEAVVLGAFATVASTASAHSEDVATLRRGLNSNRAIGQAIGMLMTLNNISDAAAFDLLRKRSQDSNVKLIDIATEIVRGRGGDKSA, encoded by the coding sequence GTGTCGTCTCCACCGCGTCCGGATGCGCCAGGTGTGTACGCGTCGTTGGCCAACATCGTGCGACGAGGCTCGACTCCCGCAGAGACGTACGCTGCGATCTGCGTGGCGGCGACGATGACCGTGCCGGGTTGCGACCATGCGAGCCTGGTCGTTTCGCGCGACGGCGTGTGCCGGAGCGCTGCCGTCAGTGACGCCGTCGCTCGTCAGATCGACCGCCTGCAATTGGACCTCGGTCTGGGCCCGTGCCTCGAGGCGATCGAAACATCTACTGCGCAAATCGAATCCGATCTGGCGGCGGGCGCCAGGTGGGCGCCGCTCACGGAGCAAGTGCTGACCGACACGCCCGTGCGTGGTGCGCTGAGCATTCGGTTGCCAGTAGGCCGCGACGGAATCGGCGCGCTCAACCTGTTTTCCGACGTCCCCGGCGCGCTCGGCAGCCACTCGTTGAAGGAAGCCGTCGTGCTGGGCGCATTCGCCACGGTGGCGAGCACCGCGTCGGCCCACAGCGAAGATGTGGCCACGCTGCGTCGCGGCCTCAACAGCAACCGCGCCATCGGCCAGGCCATCGGAATGCTGATGACGCTCAACAACATTTCCGATGCCGCCGCATTCGACCTGCTCCGCAAGAGGTCGCAGGATTCCAACGTCAAGTTGATCGACATCGCGACCGAGATCGTTCGCGGTCGCGGCGGCGACAAGAGTGCGTGA
- a CDS encoding alpha/beta hydrolase family protein, translated as MNLDDIAGVAHEPDGTPAGVVALTHGAGGNRESAMLQRLCDEWARRGWLAVRYDLRYRRRRPKGPPSGSSAADRAGIVEAITVCRGLADGPLIAGGHSYGGRMTSMVVSAKEAHVDVLTLFSYPVHPPGKPERARTEHLPDIAVPTVFTHGTSDPFGTPAEVQAAAALVSAPTQVVEIAGARHDLGSKTLDVPRLAVSAALQLLGRD; from the coding sequence GTGAATCTCGACGACATCGCGGGCGTCGCCCATGAACCCGACGGCACACCGGCCGGGGTGGTGGCGCTGACGCACGGCGCCGGCGGCAACCGGGAATCGGCTATGCTGCAACGACTTTGCGACGAGTGGGCCCGGCGCGGCTGGCTCGCGGTCCGCTACGACCTGCGGTACCGGCGCCGCCGCCCCAAGGGCCCGCCGTCGGGATCGTCGGCCGCCGATCGCGCCGGTATCGTCGAGGCCATCACCGTCTGTCGCGGCTTGGCCGACGGCCCGCTGATCGCCGGCGGCCATTCCTACGGCGGCCGGATGACGTCGATGGTGGTGTCCGCCAAGGAGGCGCACGTCGACGTGCTGACGCTGTTCTCCTATCCAGTGCATCCGCCCGGTAAGCCTGAACGCGCCCGCACCGAACACCTGCCCGACATCGCCGTGCCGACAGTGTTCACCCACGGCACCTCGGACCCATTCGGAACGCCGGCCGAGGTGCAAGCGGCGGCGGCACTGGTGTCGGCGCCGACACAGGTCGTCGAAATCGCCGGTGCCCGGCACGATCTGGGGTCGAAGACGCTGGACGTACCCCGCCTAGCGGTGTCGGCGGCCCTGCAGCTACTCGGTCGCGACTGA
- the thiD gene encoding bifunctional hydroxymethylpyrimidine kinase/phosphomethylpyrimidine kinase: MSYLPLAPSGTTPPRVLTIAGSDSGGGAGMQADIRTCTLLGVHTLCAVTAVTVQNSLGVRDFHPVAPDVVAAQIAAVCDDIGAQAAKTGMLATAPIIEAIALSWREYGAGVPLVVDPVCASMHGDALLDADALNSLKRELFPLATLVTPNLHEVRLLVDIDVVDPATQADAARALHALGPQWVLVKGGHMPRSDSSPDLLFDGKDFHEFESPRVSTAHDHGAGDTLAAATACALAHGYSLLDAVTFAKGWVTEGLRASYPLGRGHGPVSPLFRLQP; the protein is encoded by the coding sequence GTGAGCTATCTTCCGCTGGCGCCGTCCGGAACGACGCCGCCGCGGGTGCTCACCATCGCCGGATCCGACTCCGGCGGTGGCGCGGGCATGCAGGCCGACATTCGCACTTGCACCCTGCTGGGCGTGCACACGCTGTGCGCGGTGACGGCGGTGACGGTGCAGAACTCGCTGGGCGTCAGGGACTTTCACCCCGTTGCGCCCGACGTGGTCGCCGCGCAGATCGCGGCGGTGTGCGATGACATCGGGGCACAGGCCGCCAAGACCGGCATGCTGGCGACGGCACCGATCATCGAGGCCATCGCACTCAGCTGGCGCGAATACGGCGCCGGGGTGCCGCTCGTGGTCGACCCGGTGTGCGCCTCGATGCACGGCGACGCGCTGCTGGACGCCGACGCGCTGAATTCCCTCAAGCGCGAATTGTTTCCGCTCGCGACTTTGGTAACGCCGAACCTGCACGAGGTTCGGCTACTGGTCGATATCGACGTCGTCGACCCGGCCACCCAGGCCGACGCCGCCCGCGCGCTGCATGCCCTGGGCCCGCAGTGGGTGCTGGTCAAGGGCGGACACATGCCCCGCTCGGACAGCAGCCCCGATCTACTGTTCGACGGCAAGGACTTTCACGAGTTCGAATCCCCGCGGGTGAGCACCGCCCACGACCACGGCGCCGGCGACACCTTGGCCGCGGCGACAGCTTGCGCGCTGGCACACGGCTATTCGTTGCTCGACGCCGTGACGTTCGCCAAGGGCTGGGTTACCGAGGGCCTGCGGGCGTCGTATCCGCTGGGGCGCGGTCATGGACCGGTGTCGCCGCTGTTTAGGCTGCAGCCGTGA
- the thiC gene encoding phosphomethylpyrimidine synthase ThiC, translated as MTDLAVEPTVTTGAIAGSSKVYRSIDDVPGAQVPFRRVNLSNGEHLDLYDTSGPYTDVDAVIDLHAGLPPRPGVVRDRGTQSQRARAGEITAEMAFIAAREQMPAELVRDEVALGRAVIPANHNHPESEPMIIGKAFAVKVNANIGNSAVTSSIAEEVDKLVWAARWGADTIMDLSTGKDIHATREWILRNSPVPVGTVPIYQALEKVNGDPTLLNWEMYRDTVIEQCEQGVDYMTVHAGVLLRYVPLTAKRVTGIVSRGGSIMAAWCLAHHQESFLYTNFEELCDILARYDVTFSLGDGLRPGSIADANDAAQFAELRTLGELTKIAKAHGVQVMIEGPGHVPMHKIVENVRLEEELCEEAPFYTLGPLTTDIAPAYDHITSAIGAAIIAQAGTAMLCYVTPKEHLGLPDRKDVKDGVIAYKIAAHAGDLAKGHPHAQQRDNALSQARFEFRWNDQFALSLDPDTAREYHDETLPAAPAKAAHFCSMCGPKFCSMRITQDVRDYAAKHRLETEEDIEAMLATGMAEKSAEFAERGNRVYLPLAQQ; from the coding sequence ATGACCGATCTAGCAGTCGAGCCAACCGTGACCACTGGCGCCATCGCCGGCAGCAGCAAGGTCTACCGCAGCATCGATGACGTGCCGGGCGCCCAGGTGCCGTTCCGGCGGGTGAACCTGTCCAACGGCGAACACCTCGACCTCTACGACACCTCCGGCCCATACACCGACGTCGACGCGGTGATCGACCTGCACGCCGGTCTGCCGCCGAGGCCCGGCGTGGTGCGCGATCGCGGCACCCAGTCGCAGCGGGCCCGGGCCGGTGAGATCACCGCCGAGATGGCCTTCATCGCCGCGCGCGAGCAGATGCCGGCCGAGTTGGTGCGCGACGAGGTCGCGCTGGGACGCGCCGTGATTCCGGCCAACCACAACCACCCCGAGAGCGAGCCGATGATCATCGGCAAGGCCTTCGCGGTGAAAGTCAATGCCAACATCGGTAATTCGGCGGTCACGTCGTCGATCGCCGAAGAGGTCGACAAGCTGGTGTGGGCCGCCCGGTGGGGCGCGGACACCATCATGGACCTGTCCACCGGCAAGGACATCCACGCCACCCGCGAGTGGATCCTGCGCAACTCGCCGGTGCCGGTCGGCACCGTGCCGATCTACCAGGCGCTGGAGAAGGTCAACGGCGACCCGACGCTGCTGAACTGGGAAATGTACCGCGACACCGTGATCGAGCAGTGCGAGCAGGGTGTGGACTACATGACCGTGCACGCGGGCGTGCTGTTGCGCTATGTCCCGCTGACCGCCAAGCGGGTGACCGGCATCGTGTCCCGCGGCGGCTCGATCATGGCCGCGTGGTGCCTGGCGCATCACCAGGAATCGTTCCTCTACACCAACTTCGAAGAGCTGTGCGACATCCTGGCCCGCTACGACGTCACCTTCTCTCTTGGTGACGGTCTGCGTCCCGGGTCGATCGCCGACGCGAACGACGCCGCCCAGTTCGCCGAGCTGCGCACGTTGGGCGAGCTGACAAAGATCGCGAAAGCCCATGGCGTGCAGGTGATGATCGAAGGACCGGGCCACGTCCCGATGCACAAGATCGTCGAGAACGTGCGGCTGGAAGAGGAGCTGTGTGAGGAGGCCCCGTTCTACACGCTGGGGCCGCTGACCACCGACATCGCGCCGGCGTACGACCACATCACCTCGGCGATCGGCGCGGCGATCATCGCGCAGGCCGGCACCGCGATGCTGTGCTACGTCACTCCCAAGGAGCACCTCGGCCTGCCGGATCGCAAGGACGTCAAGGATGGCGTGATCGCCTACAAGATCGCCGCACACGCCGGCGACCTGGCCAAGGGGCACCCGCACGCGCAGCAGCGCGATAATGCGTTGTCGCAGGCGCGCTTCGAGTTCCGCTGGAACGACCAGTTCGCGCTGTCGCTGGATCCAGACACCGCGCGGGAGTATCACGACGAGACGCTGCCCGCAGCGCCGGCCAAGGCCGCGCACTTCTGCTCGATGTGCGGCCCGAAGTTCTGCTCGATGCGGATCACTCAGGACGTGCGCGACTACGCGGCCAAGCACCGTCTCGAAACGGAAGAGGACATCGAGGCGATGCTGGCTACCGGGATGGCCGAGAAGTCGGCCGAGTTCGCCGAGCGCGGTAACCGGGTGTATCTGCCTCTCGCCCAACAGTAG
- a CDS encoding PAS and ANTAR domain-containing protein: MGPEAWPARWPAVDADKPGVGSFRFWFVGERWEWSDELARMHGYEPGTVEPTTELLVSHKHPDDRGHVQDHLDRALLSKSSFSSRHRFIDTAGTTHDAIVVADRMLDKTGAVVGTAGYYIDLTATFVENRQSALDEALPDLFEARAVIEQAKGILMAVYRVSPEQAFGVLRWRSQETNTKLRSLAKQLIVEIATQPPPSAEHQATFDHLLLTVHERIPGEPSA; this comes from the coding sequence ATGGGGCCGGAGGCGTGGCCCGCTCGATGGCCGGCGGTCGACGCGGACAAACCGGGGGTCGGGTCGTTTCGATTCTGGTTCGTCGGCGAGCGCTGGGAGTGGTCCGACGAGCTGGCACGCATGCACGGTTACGAACCCGGGACGGTCGAACCGACCACCGAACTGCTGGTGTCCCACAAGCACCCCGACGACCGCGGTCATGTGCAGGATCACCTCGATCGGGCGCTGCTGTCCAAGAGCTCGTTTTCCAGTCGGCATCGCTTCATCGACACGGCCGGCACCACGCACGACGCGATCGTGGTGGCCGACCGGATGCTGGACAAGACCGGGGCCGTGGTGGGCACCGCCGGGTACTACATCGACCTCACCGCGACCTTCGTCGAGAATCGCCAGAGCGCGCTCGACGAGGCGCTGCCCGACCTGTTCGAAGCGCGCGCCGTCATCGAGCAGGCCAAAGGGATCCTGATGGCCGTCTACCGGGTCAGCCCCGAACAGGCCTTCGGCGTGCTGCGTTGGCGGTCGCAGGAAACCAACACCAAGTTGCGCTCGCTGGCCAAACAGCTCATCGTCGAAATCGCCACGCAGCCACCACCGTCGGCGGAACACCAGGCCACGTTCGACCATCTGTTGCTGACGGTGCACGAGCGTATTCCGGGTGAACCCTCCGCGTAG
- a CDS encoding STAS domain-containing protein yields the protein MELLTVDSEVRPDAVLLSASGEVDSSTAGALRSQLDDALKRAGGQDARLLIVDLQGVTYFGSAGLNAVLDCHKQGLRVGTAVRLVAENDLVVRPIEVTNLDSLLDLYPTLPDALEGRDSKT from the coding sequence ATGGAACTCTTGACGGTCGACTCTGAGGTTCGGCCCGATGCGGTGCTGTTGTCTGCGTCCGGAGAGGTCGATTCCAGCACCGCGGGTGCGCTCCGGTCGCAGTTGGACGACGCGCTGAAGCGGGCTGGCGGCCAGGACGCGCGATTGCTCATCGTGGATCTGCAGGGCGTGACCTACTTCGGCAGCGCGGGACTCAACGCCGTACTTGACTGCCACAAGCAAGGCCTGAGGGTCGGCACGGCGGTCCGGTTGGTGGCCGAAAACGACTTGGTGGTGCGTCCGATCGAGGTGACGAACCTGGACAGCCTGCTGGATCTCTACCCAACGCTGCCGGACGCACTGGAAGGCCGTGACTCGAAGACGTGA
- a CDS encoding SpoIIE family protein phosphatase produces the protein MNGDERRGWPRDPKVLPPDLAAAVALGGEMGRRFAEFDWTAHPLGSPQSWPTEMRSVVAMVLTSSFPIVLWLDTEELFLLYNDAYIPILSDRHPTALGQRGQYAWWDVWEPVQPMLASVIDTGEATWSHDLMLPLLTAGRRRERYFTFTYSPLVGEDGTTFGIICPSFETTDRVLSERRLQLLNAVAVAVMDTNSIDDAVRAAVAACDGRPDAPFVAAYVGDPATDDVTLRAATPSVRPLLPPTLAALTKSTAVPRTRSEARVIDDVSAMIDGVHDALGDDCPDHALLLPLGEGSAAGALLVGTNPLCSLDDQYVGFCQLLADQLSSALASAVSYEQQRQRADALAELDHAKTAFLTNVSHEFRTPLTLLLGPLDDALSDAGPDSAIETQLSIARRNAGRLQRLVDSLLDFSRIDAGRATANLLCIDVGVLTSHIASSFTELCERAGLELILDCRPTIADVDPGMWETILLNLLSNAVKYTLAGSVTVAVHSDASFCCVMIRDTGVGIAEDDLKRLGERFFRADDTYGRSVEGTGIGLSLVHGLVELQNGTVEFDSKLGRGTAVTIRLPRSAGGAPVEHSPAGLVDNPYLVEAEQWASSRPVPSVDALAGLDGRELVLIADDNADMRAHVERVLSARWRTVCVADGLDALDAARELHPDLIVTDAMMPRLDGFELIEAIRSDLTLAATPVLILSARAGAEAVSEGYAAGADDYLPKPFSSQELTDRVAARLSAAAREMASRRSSDAQAQIALDFAQLDAALQSAESAGAIVAALQGATLGSAEPPIVCLGVLDAEAKNLRFEYGAPVPPEIRDRYHVASMDTPIVPVDVIKSGQPMVITDTLNLSSRYQHVVSETVDAVRSCISQPLRGIDGKIIGSLGMLWSTPREFSPAELDWAAQVARVTQSTVDRIRNVQREHRIAVDFQDHLLDLDHGSTAAVVAAVYQPGGEAMRVGGDWYLVMPLERQGQVAISVGDVVGHGLPAAIAMSRLRAGVAASALTDPDPGAVLSTLDRYAATVPGARCATVSYAVIDDGLDPEAGDGTARVRYSCAGHPYPLLVTPDQPPVFLSDGRRPPVAAWESPLKQNTAVHELPPGSAILLYTDGLIERPGEGLDHGFTRLQGAAAYRADLPVGDLCDELLERMAPPDGYTDDVVLLALRPCHSSARSFATVVPASLDNISDARHRLRDWLSGVEVDPARESDILLATGEAVTNAIEHGSGGDANMTVSIEAFVRGQTLTATVSDAGQWSGDSSASQRSLQRGRGLTMINGLADDVRTIRTSAGTRVTLTFERAVLPEGLVEGVTT, from the coding sequence GTGAACGGGGACGAACGCCGCGGTTGGCCTCGCGACCCGAAAGTTCTGCCACCTGACCTTGCCGCCGCCGTCGCGCTCGGAGGGGAGATGGGCCGACGGTTCGCGGAGTTCGACTGGACCGCGCATCCACTCGGGTCGCCGCAGTCGTGGCCGACCGAGATGCGGTCGGTGGTCGCGATGGTGCTGACGTCGAGCTTTCCGATCGTGCTCTGGCTCGACACCGAAGAGCTGTTTCTGCTCTACAACGACGCCTACATCCCGATCCTCAGCGACCGGCATCCGACCGCGCTGGGACAGCGCGGCCAGTACGCCTGGTGGGACGTGTGGGAGCCGGTCCAGCCGATGCTGGCAAGCGTCATCGACACCGGCGAAGCGACCTGGTCGCACGATTTGATGCTGCCGCTGCTGACGGCTGGCCGGCGCCGCGAGCGCTACTTCACCTTCACCTACAGCCCGCTGGTCGGCGAGGACGGCACCACGTTCGGCATCATCTGCCCGTCGTTCGAAACCACCGACCGGGTGCTCAGTGAACGGCGGCTGCAGTTGCTCAACGCGGTCGCCGTGGCCGTGATGGACACCAACTCGATCGACGATGCGGTGCGGGCCGCGGTCGCGGCCTGCGACGGGCGTCCCGATGCGCCCTTCGTCGCCGCCTATGTCGGCGACCCCGCAACCGATGACGTCACGCTGCGTGCGGCCACGCCGTCGGTGCGGCCGTTGCTGCCGCCGACGCTGGCGGCGTTGACCAAGTCCACCGCCGTGCCGCGCACGAGGTCGGAGGCGCGGGTCATCGACGACGTGTCCGCGATGATCGACGGTGTCCACGATGCGCTGGGTGACGACTGCCCGGATCATGCGCTGCTGCTGCCGCTGGGTGAGGGCTCTGCGGCCGGGGCGCTGCTGGTCGGGACGAACCCGCTGTGCTCACTCGACGACCAGTACGTCGGCTTCTGTCAGCTGCTCGCCGATCAGCTGTCGTCGGCGCTGGCGTCCGCGGTGTCCTACGAGCAGCAGCGTCAGCGGGCCGACGCGCTGGCCGAACTCGACCACGCGAAGACGGCGTTCCTGACCAACGTCAGCCACGAATTCCGCACGCCGCTCACGCTTTTGCTCGGCCCGCTGGACGATGCGCTGTCCGACGCCGGACCGGACAGTGCCATCGAAACCCAGCTCAGCATCGCGCGGCGCAACGCGGGGCGGCTGCAACGACTGGTCGACTCGCTCCTGGACTTCTCCCGCATCGACGCCGGCCGGGCCACCGCCAACCTGCTGTGCATCGATGTCGGGGTGCTGACTTCGCACATCGCGTCGTCGTTCACCGAGTTGTGCGAGCGGGCCGGCCTCGAGTTGATCCTCGATTGCCGGCCAACGATCGCCGACGTCGACCCGGGGATGTGGGAGACGATCCTGCTCAACCTGCTGTCGAACGCGGTCAAGTACACGTTGGCCGGGTCCGTCACGGTCGCGGTGCACAGCGATGCGTCGTTCTGCTGCGTCATGATTCGCGACACCGGCGTCGGCATCGCCGAAGACGACCTGAAGCGGTTGGGGGAGCGCTTCTTTCGGGCCGACGACACCTACGGCCGCAGCGTGGAGGGTACCGGAATCGGGCTGTCGCTGGTGCACGGTCTCGTCGAATTGCAAAACGGCACAGTGGAATTCGACAGTAAGCTGGGTCGGGGCACTGCCGTCACCATCCGGTTGCCTCGATCGGCGGGCGGCGCACCGGTCGAGCATTCGCCTGCCGGGCTGGTGGACAACCCCTACCTCGTCGAGGCCGAGCAGTGGGCCTCCTCGCGGCCGGTGCCCTCGGTCGACGCGTTGGCCGGGCTCGACGGGCGTGAACTGGTGCTGATCGCCGACGACAACGCCGACATGCGAGCGCATGTCGAGCGGGTGCTGTCGGCGCGCTGGCGCACGGTGTGCGTCGCCGACGGGCTGGACGCTCTCGACGCCGCCCGGGAGTTGCACCCGGATCTGATCGTGACCGATGCAATGATGCCGCGGCTGGATGGCTTCGAACTGATCGAGGCGATCCGCTCCGACCTCACGTTGGCGGCGACCCCGGTGTTGATTCTCTCGGCGAGGGCGGGCGCGGAGGCGGTCAGCGAGGGATACGCCGCCGGCGCCGACGACTATCTACCGAAGCCGTTCAGCTCCCAGGAGTTGACCGACCGGGTGGCGGCGCGGTTGTCGGCCGCCGCGCGCGAAATGGCCAGCCGCCGATCCAGCGACGCGCAGGCGCAGATCGCCCTGGATTTCGCGCAACTCGACGCGGCCCTGCAATCCGCCGAATCGGCCGGGGCGATCGTCGCGGCGCTGCAGGGCGCGACGCTGGGATCCGCCGAGCCGCCGATCGTCTGCCTCGGTGTGCTCGACGCTGAGGCGAAGAACCTCCGATTCGAATACGGCGCCCCGGTTCCGCCGGAAATCCGCGATCGCTATCACGTCGCGTCGATGGACACCCCGATCGTCCCGGTCGACGTGATCAAAAGCGGTCAGCCCATGGTCATCACCGACACCCTCAACCTCAGCTCGCGCTACCAGCATGTCGTCAGCGAAACGGTGGACGCGGTTCGGTCGTGTATCAGCCAACCGCTGCGCGGCATCGACGGCAAGATCATCGGATCACTCGGCATGCTCTGGTCGACCCCCCGCGAGTTCAGCCCGGCCGAATTAGATTGGGCCGCACAGGTTGCCAGGGTCACCCAGTCGACCGTCGACCGGATTCGCAACGTCCAGCGCGAACACCGGATCGCGGTCGACTTCCAGGACCACCTGCTCGATCTCGACCACGGCTCGACGGCCGCGGTCGTCGCCGCGGTCTACCAGCCCGGCGGTGAGGCGATGCGGGTAGGCGGCGACTGGTATCTGGTCATGCCGCTGGAAAGGCAAGGCCAGGTTGCGATTTCGGTCGGCGACGTCGTCGGCCACGGTCTGCCGGCGGCGATCGCGATGAGCCGGCTACGGGCCGGGGTCGCGGCCAGCGCGTTGACCGACCCGGATCCGGGCGCCGTGCTGTCCACGCTGGATCGCTATGCGGCCACCGTGCCGGGCGCGCGTTGTGCGACGGTCAGCTACGCGGTGATCGACGACGGCTTGGACCCCGAGGCCGGCGACGGTACCGCGCGGGTCCGTTATTCCTGTGCGGGACACCCGTATCCGTTGCTGGTGACGCCGGATCAGCCACCGGTGTTTCTCTCCGACGGCCGACGCCCGCCGGTCGCGGCCTGGGAGAGCCCGCTGAAGCAGAACACCGCGGTCCACGAATTGCCGCCGGGCAGTGCGATCCTGCTGTACACCGACGGGCTGATCGAACGGCCCGGCGAGGGACTCGACCACGGCTTCACCAGGCTTCAAGGCGCGGCGGCATACCGGGCCGACCTGCCCGTCGGCGACCTCTGTGACGAACTGCTCGAGCGGATGGCCCCGCCCGACGGCTACACCGACGACGTCGTGCTGCTGGCGCTGCGGCCGTGTCACAGCTCGGCACGCAGCTTCGCCACGGTGGTGCCGGCGTCCCTGGACAACATCTCCGATGCGCGACATCGGTTGCGAGACTGGCTTTCCGGCGTCGAGGTGGACCCGGCCCGGGAGTCCGACATCCTGCTGGCCACCGGTGAGGCGGTGACCAATGCCATCGAGCACGGCAGCGGCGGCGACGCGAATATGACCGTGTCCATCGAGGCGTTCGTGCGCGGTCAGACCCTCACCGCGACGGTCAGCGACGCAGGCCAGTGGTCCGGCGATTCGTCGGCCAGCCAGCGCAGCCTGCAGCGCGGCCGTGGCCTCACCATGATCAACGGGCTCGCCGACGACGTGCGGACGATCCGCACCTCGGCCGGCACCCGGGTCACGCTCACGTTCGAGCGTGCCGTCCTGCCCGAGGGCCTGGTGGAAGGCGTGACAACGTGA
- a CDS encoding STAS domain-containing protein — protein sequence MSRAEFQLEMAAGDGLTEVTVKGEVDASNIVEFNRSVRDLPGDRPVVLQLSSVKYLDSAGFSALDRLLADDEILIVLAPNSFMYRVAELMCMPIHHDTKAARKALRNGAG from the coding sequence GTGAGCCGCGCAGAGTTCCAGCTGGAGATGGCCGCCGGCGACGGCCTCACCGAGGTGACCGTGAAGGGCGAGGTCGATGCGTCGAACATCGTCGAATTCAATCGATCGGTGCGGGATCTGCCCGGCGACCGGCCGGTGGTCCTCCAGCTGAGCAGCGTCAAATACCTCGACAGCGCGGGATTCTCGGCCCTGGACCGACTGCTCGCGGACGACGAGATCCTCATCGTGCTCGCGCCGAACAGCTTCATGTACCGGGTGGCGGAGCTGATGTGCATGCCGATCCACCACGACACCAAGGCCGCGCGCAAGGCGCTGCGCAACGGCGCAGGCTGA
- a CDS encoding Rv1535 domain-containing protein yields the protein MSTTDSLADPLGGAVAGLLTVPLTQLYAVLWRLGAVEIVATRSESTDRPPAPRASYLRTHGSRRPPRRSQPQLSPAPAPKRSGRAEYSQAIG from the coding sequence ATGTCGACGACCGATTCTCTCGCCGACCCACTAGGCGGAGCTGTGGCTGGCCTGCTGACCGTCCCGTTGACCCAGTTGTACGCGGTCCTGTGGCGCCTTGGCGCTGTGGAGATCGTGGCGACTCGGTCGGAGTCGACGGACCGGCCTCCAGCTCCGCGGGCTTCTTATCTGCGAACACACGGGTCGCGACGGCCACCGCGGCGGTCGCAGCCCCAGCTGAGCCCAGCGCCTGCGCCCAAGCGATCGGGCCGAGCGGAGTACAGCCAAGCAATTGGCTGA
- a CDS encoding exodeoxyribonuclease III, giving the protein MRIATWNVNSIRTRLPRVLDWLQRGEVDVLAMQETKCSDEQFPTMPFLELGYEVAHVGFNQWNGVAIASRVGLDDVAVGFDGQPTWSGKPDVAAAAEARALGATCAGVRVWSLYIPNGRTLDDPHYTYKLNWLAALRNTALGWLRDDPSAPIALTGDWNIAPTDDDVWDVDFFNGATHVSEPERAAFDAMIDAQFTDVVRPFTPGPGVYTYWDYTQLRFPKKQGMRIDFILGSPGFANRVADAQIVREERKGKAPSDHAPVLVDLHSI; this is encoded by the coding sequence CTGCGCATCGCCACCTGGAACGTGAACTCGATTCGCACCCGGCTGCCCCGAGTCCTGGACTGGCTACAGCGGGGCGAGGTCGACGTGCTCGCGATGCAAGAAACCAAATGCTCCGACGAGCAGTTCCCCACGATGCCGTTCCTCGAACTCGGCTACGAGGTCGCCCACGTCGGCTTCAACCAGTGGAACGGGGTGGCCATCGCGTCGCGGGTCGGCCTCGACGACGTCGCAGTCGGATTCGACGGCCAGCCGACGTGGAGCGGCAAACCGGACGTAGCCGCCGCGGCCGAGGCCCGGGCGTTGGGTGCCACCTGCGCGGGGGTCCGGGTGTGGAGCCTCTACATCCCCAACGGCCGCACCCTGGATGACCCGCACTACACTTACAAGCTGAATTGGCTTGCTGCCCTGCGTAATACCGCTCTGGGATGGCTTCGCGACGACCCGTCGGCGCCGATCGCGCTGACCGGGGACTGGAACATCGCACCGACCGACGACGATGTCTGGGATGTGGATTTCTTCAACGGTGCCACGCATGTATCCGAGCCCGAGCGCGCAGCGTTCGACGCGATGATCGACGCCCAATTCACCGACGTGGTAAGGCCTTTCACACCCGGGCCCGGCGTCTATACCTACTGGGACTACACCCAGCTGCGGTTCCCGAAGAAACAGGGCATGCGCATCGACTTCATCCTCGGCTCCCCCGGATTCGCGAACCGGGTCGCCGACGCGCAGATCGTCCGCGAGGAGCGGAAAGGTAAGGCTCCCAGCGACCATGCACCCGTCTTGGTGGATCTTCACAGCATTTGA